The nucleotide sequence GCTCAAAAGAATTGTGCCCGGAGCCATTAATAATTTTCACCAATTTCTGACTAACAAGCTGTTTATCTGGACCTATTAGATCAACGTGTAAGACCCCAGAACGTTCTGAGGGTTTGTGATCAAGATTATTAAGCACTAAAGCTTTAAACCAAATGGTACTTTCTGTAAAATAGTAATTACGATCTGTTTGTAAATAGATCTTTTCAGCATAAGCTGCATCAGAAACTAGTCTGTCTTCTTGAGCAATTAAGGGGATGTTGAACAAAGCTAGACAGATACCCAATAAGAAGTACTGTTTTAATTGCATGATAATGGTAAAGTCTAAATATACAAATTTGACTTTAAAAGAACCTGTAACTGTAAAACTTCTGAAAAACAGATTCTTTGAGGATATTTAAACGCAATATTATAATAATCTTTCAAATGTAGATTTAAGCAACTCTTGGGTTTCGATAAAGCTGAAGCAAGGTATATTTGAAGATAACTTCGCAGAAGAATACTTAAAATTGGTCAAATTTCAGTATAAATTAAATTAATAAAACCTCTTACTGAAATTATTATTGAAATTATGGATCACTTCGAAATGACTGAAAAGAATGTTACTGAAATCAATTTAAAGTAGTTGGTGATCTAGTTTCAACGTATTTGTATATGCTTTACGAAGCTCTAGTTTCTTTGCAGATTCAGAAACAAATATACCTTATCGCGAAACTCAAATAATTCGCTATAAGGTATATATTTTTTTTATAAACGATAATTATTCAGTTACCGTGCTCCAATTTTCGCCTGTTTTTATCCTTTGGATTTGCATATCAGACACGCCAAAACGTTTTGCAATCATGCTCAGCCTATTGTTTTTATTTTTTAATTGACGCTTGATAATTTTCACTTTACCTGCGCTTAGTTTACCAATATTTTTACTCCTTTTTCTAACAACTTCATCCCAATCTGGATGGCTGAACTGATGCAGCTCCTTTTCTCTTTTCGTAGCCCATTTTAAATTTTCAACACGATTATCAGTTTTGTCGTAATTGAGGTGAATAACAAAAACTCCGTTATTTCTTTCCAAAAAATGCTCTGCAACAAGTTTGTGAACGTATCTACTCGTCTGCTTTCCGTTCTTTTTCTGTTTTACCGGCAAGTTCTGATAACCGTTTATATAGTATTTTTTAACCAAAAATTCTTTGTCGGTTTTACAATTTATTACTCTACCGAAATTTGATATTTTAAACTTTTCTTTTTCAGAAATCTTGTCATCAAATTCTATCTCTTTCCATTCTTCTCTCCTATAACTCTGTATCATTCTCGACATTAGATTTTATTAATTCTACATACTCACTTCTAAAAGAAACATAATTTTCAATAAAAAAT is from Zunongwangia endophytica and encodes:
- a CDS encoding HNH endonuclease codes for the protein MIQSYRREEWKEIEFDDKISEKEKFKISNFGRVINCKTDKEFLVKKYYINGYQNLPVKQKKNGKQTSRYVHKLVAEHFLERNNGVFVIHLNYDKTDNRVENLKWATKREKELHQFSHPDWDEVVRKRSKNIGKLSAGKVKIIKRQLKNKNNRLSMIAKRFGVSDMQIQRIKTGENWSTVTE